From the genome of Vicia villosa cultivar HV-30 ecotype Madison, WI linkage group LG2, Vvil1.0, whole genome shotgun sequence, one region includes:
- the LOC131649532 gene encoding uncharacterized protein LOC131649532: MIILSLNIRGGGKRVKRKRIGFNIQRGRVDVAFIQETKLRNVHHQYVKELWGDEWVEWSHLEAEGSAGGILIMWKKDLFNLIYSFRGDGYLGVCVEKDNKRIYFINIYASCDHKVRMNSWRKLVDLKRRSVVGSWCLGGDFNMVTSPEERIGISKKNYKREMDDFKDFIKEMELVDPPTIGGKFTWSNKYGCAMSRLDRFLLTPSFIDD; this comes from the coding sequence ATGATCATTTTATCTCTAAACATTAGAGGAGGAGGTAAGAGGGTGAAGAGGAAGAGAATTGGTTTTAATATTCAGAGAGGTAGGGTGGATGTAGCTTTTATTCAAGAAACCAAGTTGAGGAATGTCCATCATCAATATGTTAAGGAGTTGTGGGGTGATGAGTGGGTGGAGTGGTCTCACTTAGAGGCCGAAGGGTCGGCGGGAGGTATTCTTATTATGTGGAAGAAAGATTTGTTCAATCTCATTTACAGTTTTCGTGGAGATGGTTATTTAGGTGTGTGTGTGGAAAAGGATAACAAAAGAATATATTTCATCAACATCTATGCTTCTTGTGATCATAAGGTCAGAATGAACTCATGGAGGAAGCTTGTGGATTTGAAGAGGAGGAGTGTTGTTGGCTCATGGTGTTTAGGAGGGGACTTCAATATGGTTACATCTCCGGAGGAGAGAATAGGCATTTCGAAGAAGAATTATAAAAGGGAGATGGACGACTTTAAAGATTtcattaaagagatggagttggtGGATCCACCCACGATTGGAGGGAAGTTTACTTGGTCTAATAAGTATGGTTGCGCGATGAGTAGATTGGATAGATTCTTGTTGACCCCTTCCTTCATTGATGATTAG
- the LOC131649533 gene encoding uncharacterized protein LOC131649533 — MVDEAELVNDYEEEVQFIDEFAPNSDDEEIEVEINEDEVQLRGELQVVVDDDTGYVGSEGEFDSFSDTEYEHSDDIVDFDWTTVLPSEILFDKVNNSGADDDSNMLLTPPASEDDEEHQKFPAYKSGEVFKFQLGMMFNNKDMVRDALKEYAMKMNKNVALKKNDGKRMVVKCMNGCKFYMRITKRVGNQFWQVVSLIDEHTCYRTAHNRQAKTTWLAKKFAHILRHSPDMKPVGLIAEAVDRWGVKLSHDKAYRAKRRAMELIQGAGMDQFTHLRRYAQELLKSNPNSNVVVQCADSNEGLMFERIYVCLDACKSGFAKYCRPLIGLYACFLKGDYGGQLMAAVGRDGNNKIYPITYAVVEAETKDSWEWFINILLEDLESLNHRAYAFISDQQKGLVPAVQSVSVHVEQRLCVTHLYGNWKKKYPGLELKEIMWSAARVTTVAAWERAMLRMKSLNKAAWKEMNDIPAQHWSKSHFKTYSKCDLQVNNMCEAFNRAILEYRDKPIITMLEGIKHYLTKRITTQKDALSKYNGDICPRIQLVLEKNKKVAENWTPTWHGDDDLSIFGVTNGSETYIVNLKQETCACRKWDLTGIPCCHAITCILQNNKKPEEYVSGYYGKTTFKETYSRIIFPTNGPQLWPLDDQVSINPPVMRRAIGRPKKMRNKVNDEPRNPHVLPRKLPSVTCHKCGAMGHNMRTCKGKWAADRAIPKGGNNKKAKGGKTKKKNTSTDALEVGNSSQAPLPTQPSQP, encoded by the exons ATGGTAGACGAGGCTGAATTAGTAAATGATTATGAAGAGGAAGTACAATTTATTGATGAGTTTGCTCCAAATTCTGATGATGAGGAAAtagaagttgaaatcaatgagGATGAAGTGCAACTTAGGGGTGAATTGCAAGTAGTTGTCGATGATGATACTGGTTATGTTGGAAGTGAAGGTGAATTTGATAGTTTCAGTGACACTGAGTATGAGCATAGTGATGATATTGTTGACTTTGATTGGACCACAGTTCTACCTTCCGAGATCTTATTTGATAAGGTGAACAATTCTGGCGCTGATGATGACTCTAATATGTTGCTTACACCTCCTGCTAGTGAAGATGATGAGGAACATCAAAAGTTTCCTGCCTATAAAAGTGGAGAGGTATTCAAGTTTCAACTAGGTATGATGTTTAACAACAAAGATATGGTCAGGGATGCTTTGAAGGAGTATGCAATGAAGATGAATAAAAATGTTGCTCTGAAGAAAAATGATGGAAAGAGAATGGTAGTAAAATGTATGAAtggctgcaagttctacatgAGAATTACCAAAAGGGTAGGGAACCAGTTTTGGCAAGTTGTAAGTCTGATTGATGAACATACATGCTATCGAACTGCACATAATAGGCAGGCAAAGACAACATGGCTCGCCAAGAAATTTGCACATATTCTAAGGCATAGCCCTGACATGAAACCTGTGGGATTGATTGCTGAAGCTGTTGATAGATGGGGAGTAAAGTTGTCCCACGATAAGGCATATAGAGCCAAAAGAAGGGCTATGGAGTTAATCCAAGGTGCTGGTATGGACCAATTCACCCATTTAAGGCGTTATGCGCAAGAGTTGCTAAAGTCAAACCCTAATAGTAATGTTGTGGTGCAATGTGCTGATTCTAATGAAGGTCTCATGTTTGAGAGGATTTATGTATGCTTAGATGCTTGCAAGTCTGGATTTGCAAAATATTGCAGGCCACTTATAGGTTTATATGCTTGTTTTTTGAAAGGAGACTATGGTGGACAATTAATGGCAGCTGTGGGGAGAGATGGAAATAACAAGATATATCCTATTACTTATGCTGTTGTGGAGGCCGAGACAAAAGACTCTTGGGAGTGGTTCATCAACATTTTATTGGAAGACCTGGAAAGCCTAAACCATAGGGCTTATGCCTTCATTTCAGACCAACAAAAG GGCCTAGTACCAGCAGTGCAAAGTGTGAGTGTTCATGTGGAGCAGCGCCTTTGTGTGACGCATTTATATGGGAATTGGAAAAAGAAATATCCTGGGTTGGAATTGAAAGAGATTATGTGGAGTGCTGCAAGGGTAACAACAGTTGCAGCGTGGGAGAGGGCAATGCTAAGGATGAAAAGTTTAAATAAAGCTGCTTGGAAGGAAATGAATGATATCCCTGCACAACACTGGAGCAAGTCACACTTCAAGACTTATTCTAAATGTGACCTACAGGTAAATAACATGTGTGAAGCATTTAATAGGGCAATTTTAGAATATAGAGATAAACCAATCATCACTATGTTAGAAGGGATTAAACATTATTTGACTAAGAGAATCACTACTCAGAAGGATGCATTAAGCAAGTATAATGGTGATATTTGCCCTAGAATACAGTTGGTACTTGAAAAAAACAAGAAGGTTGCAGAAAATTGGACACCTACATGGCATGGTGATGATGATTTGTCCATTTTTGGTGTAACAAATGGAAGCGAAACATATATCGTCAATCTAAAACAAGAGACATGTGCGTGTAGGAAATGGGATTTAACTGGAATCCCATGTTGTCATGCCATTACGTGCATATTGCAAAACAATAAAAAACCAGAAGAATATGTGTCTGGCTATTACGG GAAGACTACGTTCAAGGAGACATACTCACGCATAATCTTCCCTACCAATGGGCCACAACTGTGGCCTCTCGATGACCAAGTTTCAATCAATCCACCAGTTATGAGAAGGGCAATCGGACGACCCAAAAAGATGCGAAATAAGGTCAATGACGAGCCTAGAAATCCACATGTTCTTCCTAGAAAGCTGCCAAGTGTTACTTGCCATAAGTGTGGAGCAATGGGTCACAATATGAGAACTTGTAAAGGAAAGTGGGCTGCTGACAGGGCCATACCAAAAGGTGGAAATAACAAGAAAGCAAAGGGCGGAAAGACGAAGAAAAAGAATACATCGACAGATGCATTAGAAGTTGGAAACTCATCACAAGCACCTTTGCCCACACAACCATCTCAACCATAG